A genomic window from candidate division WOR-3 bacterium includes:
- a CDS encoding DUF4910 domain-containing protein: MNFKEIISVSQKNFPSSFIKSIINDFSRFHRIQVSEEYSKALSELSYLLKNEGINFKIHKLPFNKNSEYFFQKFFPYWKINKGYLKIIEPFIEIIADYREIPLSVIPRSKKVGGIYEIVDFEKYKGEKDKKIFLTENFRKTFYEILGNDAGILYFGMPEIEGIREEGELEDYLHYVSFWEEGFFGFSISKRKGEKLKKVLKKHKKLKAEVEIFSEFGEGFIEIVDILFKGEEDKKEIWLLSHFCHPSPFANDNLSGVAVSLGIAKYINELIKKNEIKLKRNLRILILPEMTGTIAFLKEFFNENIEVISALNLDMVGEDQDKCKSVMTVEREPFFIRSFAGYLAGLIMDYLPGGAKNFRGTSEIPLFRKTMSNYSGGSDHYILISPDFGIPSCMINYWPDKFYHTTADTRDKISEISLKNSFSLAYAYLYFLLNFEKEDVLFLKEKIKEIFKREIFELKIKEGEKEEFIKEYFGLINAFKSLNKLEKNISIEDDLKEIEEFMEKEKIKKEKSERIKTKEKFILRKKEKGVPLSLSFRLDFKERKIFDEKREKIKNLPLLIDLISYLADGKRDFEEILNFLNLEIGKLKIKDIHFVIDILEKIKFMEKI, encoded by the coding sequence ATATTCAAAAGCTTTATCAGAACTATCTTATCTTTTGAAAAATGAAGGAATAAATTTTAAAATTCATAAACTTCCCTTTAATAAAAATTCCGAATATTTCTTTCAGAAATTCTTTCCCTACTGGAAAATCAATAAAGGGTATTTAAAAATAATTGAACCCTTTATAGAAATTATTGCAGATTACAGGGAAATACCTCTTTCTGTAATTCCAAGAAGCAAGAAAGTAGGGGGTATTTATGAAATTGTTGATTTTGAAAAATATAAAGGAGAAAAAGATAAAAAGATTTTTTTAACAGAGAACTTCAGAAAAACTTTCTATGAAATACTAGGTAATGATGCTGGAATACTTTATTTCGGGATGCCTGAAATTGAAGGAATAAGAGAAGAAGGTGAACTTGAAGATTATCTGCACTATGTTTCCTTCTGGGAGGAAGGATTTTTCGGGTTTTCAATATCGAAAAGAAAAGGGGAAAAATTAAAAAAAGTTTTAAAAAAACATAAAAAATTAAAGGCTGAGGTAGAAATTTTTTCTGAATTTGGAGAAGGTTTTATTGAAATAGTTGATATATTATTTAAGGGTGAAGAAGATAAAAAGGAAATATGGCTTTTATCCCATTTTTGTCATCCTTCACCTTTTGCAAACGATAATCTTTCAGGTGTGGCGGTTTCTCTTGGAATCGCAAAATACATTAATGAACTTATAAAGAAAAATGAAATAAAACTTAAGAGAAATTTAAGAATACTAATTTTACCCGAAATGACAGGAACAATTGCTTTTTTGAAAGAATTCTTCAATGAAAATATTGAAGTTATATCAGCATTAAACCTTGATATGGTAGGAGAGGACCAGGATAAATGTAAAAGTGTTATGACAGTTGAAAGAGAACCATTTTTTATAAGAAGTTTTGCAGGTTATCTTGCAGGTTTAATAATGGACTATTTACCTGGAGGGGCTAAAAATTTCAGAGGAACATCAGAAATACCCCTTTTTAGAAAAACAATGTCAAATTATTCAGGTGGTTCAGATCATTATATTTTAATTTCACCTGACTTTGGAATCCCTTCATGTATGATAAATTACTGGCCTGATAAATTTTATCACACAACAGCTGATACAAGAGATAAAATTTCAGAAATTTCCTTAAAGAATTCTTTTTCTCTTGCCTATGCATATTTATATTTTCTTCTAAACTTTGAAAAAGAAGATGTTTTATTTTTAAAAGAAAAAATTAAAGAAATTTTTAAAAGAGAAATATTTGAATTGAAAATAAAAGAAGGGGAAAAAGAAGAATTTATAAAGGAATATTTTGGTCTAATAAATGCTTTTAAATCTTTAAATAAACTTGAAAAAAATATTAGTATTGAAGATGATTTAAAGGAAATTGAAGAATTTATGGAAAAAGAAAAAATAAAGAAAGAAAAATCGGAAAGAATAAAAACAAAAGAGAAATTTATCTTAAGAAAAAAAGAAAAGGGTGTACCCCTTTCACTATCTTTTCGCTTAGATTTTAAAGAAAGAAAAATTTTTGATGAGAAAAGAGAAAAAATAAAAAATTTACCTCTTCTTATAGATTTAATTTCCTATCTTGCTGATGGAAAAAGAGATTTTGAAGAAATTTTAAACTTTTTAAATCTTGAAATAGGAAAATTGAAAATTAAAGATATTCATTTTGTAATTGATATACTTGAAAAAATTAAGTTTATGGAAAAAATTTAA
- a CDS encoding Hsp20/alpha crystallin family protein, with translation MKFEEGFIFQIVRTMREEAPSRFLAPPANVYETENEWIIELIMPGIEKDSLKVVLEDEILKVEAKKEKSEELAMCHHCYEWPYSEYRRIIELPKEIEYSQISTSYRNGILKIKIPKRIKKIIEIEVKEE, from the coding sequence ATGAAATTTGAGGAGGGATTTATCTTTCAAATCGTGAGAACAATGAGGGAGGAAGCTCCCTCAAGATTTCTTGCTCCACCTGCAAATGTTTATGAAACTGAAAACGAATGGATTATTGAACTTATTATGCCTGGAATTGAAAAAGATTCTCTTAAAGTAGTTTTAGAAGATGAAATCTTAAAGGTAGAAGCAAAAAAAGAGAAAAGTGAAGAACTAGCAATGTGTCATCACTGTTATGAATGGCCCTATTCTGAGTACAGAAGAATAATTGAATTACCAAAAGAAATAGAATATTCTCAAATATCTACAAGTTATAGAAACGGAATTTTAAAAATAAAAATACCTAAAAGGATAAAAAAAATTATAGAAATTGAAGTAAAGGAGGAATAA
- the lon gene encoding endopeptidase La yields MEEKEFEFHIPEVLPVIPVKGGVIFPGIAIPFTIKEETYQRLIDEALKQDKIFGSFLQKEEKKEFEPENIFKIGTAVYIHRMFRAPDGSMRLFIQGIKRVEILEFLKKEIGFYAKVKILQDELPKDNKILEALKHSILSTLKEIIQAVPYIPEEALIFLSGIEDYSIFTDMVASSINIEPLEKQRLLETLNLEERMKKVLSFLTAEKEVASLSKKIKEEVDESIERTRREHILREQLRAIQKELGELDETEKEIQELRKKIEEKKMPDEAREVALRELDKLSRMHPASPEYSVSRNYIDWLIALPWSEETEDILDLERAKKILDEDHYNLEKVKERILEFLAVRIIKKGKLKGPILCFIGPPGVGKTSLGKSIARALGRKFIRMALGGIRDEAEIRGHRRTYVGALPGRIIQGIRQVGTKNPVFMLDEVDKIGLDFRGDPASALLEVLDPEQNYSFRDHYIEVPFDLSQVFFIATANTLYTIPPPLLDRMEIIEIPGYVDKEKLFIATRYLIPRQKKENGLDGMNISFTRKALEKIINEYTREAGVRQLERKIGEIMRKIAMEILRTKDGKTNFVITPSNVEKYLGSPIFYSETKIRKGTVGVATGLAWTPTGGEILFIESAKMPGRGALILTGKLGEVMRESCQAALTLIRANSKACNINYSEIEKSDIHIHVPEGAIPKDGPSAGVAIFVSLLSLFTGKPVDPEVAMTGEITLRGKVMPVGGIKEKVLAAKRAGIKKVILPSWNEKDVRELPSYITKGMEFIYVDNIYDVIKYLFPDLIKEKKVKKRK; encoded by the coding sequence ATGGAAGAAAAAGAATTTGAATTCCATATTCCTGAGGTTCTTCCGGTTATTCCTGTTAAAGGAGGGGTAATTTTCCCTGGAATAGCAATTCCTTTTACAATAAAAGAAGAAACTTATCAAAGATTAATAGATGAGGCTTTAAAGCAGGATAAAATATTTGGTTCATTCTTACAGAAAGAAGAAAAAAAAGAATTTGAGCCTGAAAATATTTTTAAAATAGGGACAGCAGTTTATATTCATAGGATGTTCAGGGCTCCGGATGGCTCAATGAGGCTTTTTATTCAGGGTATAAAAAGAGTTGAAATTCTTGAATTTTTAAAAAAAGAAATAGGATTCTATGCAAAAGTTAAAATATTACAGGATGAGCTTCCGAAGGATAATAAAATTCTTGAGGCTTTAAAACACAGTATTCTTTCAACATTAAAAGAAATTATTCAGGCAGTTCCCTATATTCCTGAAGAGGCACTTATATTTTTATCAGGTATAGAAGATTATTCAATTTTCACCGATATGGTTGCATCCTCAATAAATATAGAACCTCTTGAAAAACAAAGATTACTTGAAACCCTTAATTTAGAAGAAAGAATGAAAAAAGTTTTATCCTTTTTAACTGCTGAAAAAGAGGTTGCTTCTCTTTCGAAAAAAATAAAAGAGGAGGTAGATGAATCAATTGAGAGAACAAGAAGAGAACATATATTGAGAGAACAGCTAAGAGCTATTCAAAAAGAATTAGGAGAACTTGATGAAACTGAAAAGGAAATTCAGGAATTGAGAAAAAAAATAGAAGAAAAGAAAATGCCTGATGAGGCAAGAGAAGTGGCTTTAAGAGAATTAGATAAACTTTCAAGAATGCATCCTGCCTCACCTGAATATTCTGTATCAAGGAATTATATAGACTGGTTAATTGCTCTCCCTTGGAGTGAAGAAACAGAGGATATTCTGGATTTAGAAAGAGCAAAAAAAATCCTTGATGAGGACCACTATAATTTAGAAAAGGTCAAGGAAAGAATTCTTGAATTTCTTGCTGTGAGAATAATCAAAAAAGGAAAACTGAAGGGACCCATTCTCTGTTTTATTGGACCTCCTGGTGTTGGAAAAACATCTCTTGGTAAAAGTATAGCAAGAGCATTGGGAAGAAAATTTATAAGGATGGCTCTTGGTGGTATAAGAGATGAAGCAGAAATAAGGGGGCACAGGAGAACATATGTTGGTGCATTACCGGGTAGAATTATTCAAGGGATAAGACAGGTTGGGACGAAAAATCCTGTATTTATGTTGGATGAAGTGGATAAAATTGGTCTTGATTTTAGAGGGGATCCTGCATCTGCTCTTTTAGAAGTTCTTGATCCTGAACAGAACTATTCCTTCCGTGATCACTATATAGAAGTGCCATTCGATTTATCACAGGTATTTTTCATTGCTACTGCCAATACTCTTTATACAATTCCGCCTCCCTTGCTTGATAGGATGGAAATTATTGAAATTCCAGGTTATGTGGATAAGGAAAAATTATTTATAGCAACCAGATATTTAATACCAAGACAGAAAAAGGAAAACGGTCTTGATGGGATGAATATTAGTTTTACAAGAAAAGCTTTAGAAAAAATAATAAATGAATACACAAGAGAAGCTGGTGTGAGACAGCTTGAAAGGAAAATTGGTGAAATTATGCGAAAAATTGCAATGGAAATTCTAAGAACAAAAGATGGAAAAACCAATTTTGTTATAACACCAAGTAATGTTGAAAAATATCTTGGTTCTCCTATTTTTTATTCTGAAACAAAAATAAGAAAGGGGACAGTTGGAGTCGCGACAGGGTTAGCTTGGACTCCTACAGGTGGAGAAATCCTTTTTATAGAATCAGCGAAAATGCCAGGAAGAGGGGCTTTAATTTTAACAGGAAAACTCGGAGAAGTAATGAGAGAATCCTGTCAGGCTGCTTTAACACTTATCAGAGCAAATTCAAAAGCCTGTAATATAAATTATTCGGAAATTGAAAAAAGTGATATTCATATTCATGTTCCAGAGGGGGCAATTCCAAAAGATGGACCTTCAGCAGGAGTTGCAATATTTGTATCCTTACTTTCACTTTTTACAGGTAAACCAGTAGATCCAGAAGTTGCGATGACAGGTGAAATAACTTTAAGGGGAAAGGTTATGCCGGTTGGTGGAATAAAAGAAAAAGTTCTTGCTGCAAAAAGAGCAGGAATTAAAAAAGTAATTCTTCCAAGCTGGAATGAAAAAGATGTTAGGGAATTACCCTCTTACATAACAAAGGGGATGGAATTTATTTATGTTGATAATATATACGATGTTATTAAGTATTTATTTCCTGATTTAATAAAAGAAAAAAAAGTTAAAAAAAGGAAATAA
- a CDS encoding ParB/RepB/Spo0J family partition protein, with product MAKTTNEIKTLIAEIEEEGVKVLATFNDPYGDKPQLLVEVPINMVEPTPFQRDLSEPHVRRLMEVIETVGRFLDPIILVRPKKGVYWTPNGNHRREAMLRLGKEKITGILIPDYSTTYQILALNTEKAHNIKEKSLEVIRMYKTIMREEPEKYESEYAFQFEEAPYITLGILYEEKPKFSGGAYHTFLKKVDNFLDIPFEEAYKERERRASILAEVDEIVQEKVMKIRERGINHPFVKQFVVNRANPFGRKRKLDVNYYEAFEMFKERLNELDVSKVSYEDIVSAESSFEEE from the coding sequence AGAAGAAGGTGTTAAAGTTCTTGCAACATTTAATGACCCCTATGGTGATAAACCTCAGCTTCTTGTTGAAGTTCCAATAAATATGGTTGAACCCACTCCTTTCCAGAGAGATCTTTCTGAACCTCATGTTAGAAGGTTGATGGAAGTGATTGAGACAGTTGGTAGGTTTCTTGATCCTATTATTCTTGTTAGACCTAAAAAGGGAGTTTATTGGACACCAAATGGAAATCATAGAAGAGAGGCTATGTTAAGGCTTGGCAAGGAAAAAATTACAGGAATTTTAATTCCTGATTATTCTACTACATATCAGATACTGGCTTTAAATACAGAAAAGGCTCATAATATAAAAGAAAAATCTCTTGAAGTGATTAGAATGTATAAGACAATAATGAGAGAAGAACCAGAAAAATATGAGAGTGAATATGCTTTTCAATTTGAAGAGGCTCCTTATATAACTCTTGGTATTTTATATGAAGAAAAACCTAAATTTTCAGGTGGAGCTTATCATACATTCTTAAAGAAGGTAGATAACTTTTTAGATATACCCTTTGAAGAGGCATATAAAGAGAGGGAGAGAAGAGCTTCTATCCTGGCGGAAGTGGATGAGATAGTTCAAGAAAAAGTTATGAAGATAAGAGAAAGGGGTATAAATCATCCCTTTGTAAAGCAGTTTGTTGTGAATAGAGCGAATCCTTTTGGAAGAAAAAGAAAACTTGATGTAAATTATTATGAAGCCTTTGAAATGTTTAAGGAGAGATTAAACGAACTTGATGTATCTAAAGTAAGTTATGAAGATATTGTATCAGCGGAAAGTAGTTTTGAGGAGGAATAA